The Plectropomus leopardus isolate mb chromosome 14, YSFRI_Pleo_2.0, whole genome shotgun sequence DNA window AACACAACAAATTACAAATGATCTgagacagctttttttttttgacaatgggAAAAAAACCTGAAGCTTTACATTCATGACGCTTTCCAAAAAGTGCACTTCAATAAAATGCACAATCTTGAACTCCAGcttgaaattaagaaaaagtatGTAAAGCTTTTGTGAAACTGTAAATTCTGCAATCAAGCCATTAATCAGTTTATTTCTAAAGTAATAATTTACATCTTAaaaggttctgtatgtaacTTTCAGAAAATCCTCATTATTAGTGACAGACCTCTAGGGGAACAGCATCCTGCTGTTCGTACTCTGTAGCCGTGAGCAAACACCTTGGCATCGACCAAAACAGTGACAAACACGAGACTGACCCTGATTGACCATCTTCACATTGATGAAGgctggaaaataaatataaatcataGGATAACGTTATCGGCAATGTTCCTATATTTCATTTGGACAATTGGCTTCATAATGCTAAGTGGCTTATCATTTGAAAATTGCATAATCAGCTGACAAAAAGAAGCAGACATGTAGATAAGCTAAATTACAGCTAGTAGGCTGACATTAGTTCAGGTTATAGTTAACTCATTGGCCTAGTTTCCAATTTTTCCAATGGCCACTCACGGTACTGCAGTATAAAAATCCCCTGATGTACTAAAGACTACGCTCTCCTGGTCCCAGATTGTGGGGTTCTGAATAACCAAACGGTACCATGCTTCTTCCTCTCTGGGGTTTTCCGGCAGTTAGCAACCTTTAAGTTACATCACCTTCTGGTTTTACTTGTCACGAATCAAAGTGTACTGATCCCACAGGGCGCTGGGCGCTCGAGAGGGGGGTCAGTGATCAGACCCCCTGCGTTCAGTCTTGCTCTTGCTGAACTGGAGCTGCTACATGGCACCAAGTCTTCGTGTAACATAAACATCATGTTTGGACTCTGTTGTGGTGGGTGCCAGTTAGCTACTGTTGCACACTGTTAGCGCTGTATGGAGCCAAAGAGAGGCAAGGCACTCAGGAACGCGCACATGGTCAAATCTTTGAAATTTCTAGGAAAAATTCGACCCGAGTCCTTTACACAGAAGCACGTCCCTAGGCTGCTAAAGGCAACCGAGAAAGTTGGGGTAAGtctcattttttaagttgcaacccattcacacattaacatttaaaaaaaattaaagctagtaaaaagttacatacagaacctttaaatgACAAATGGGTTTCTGTGGGTGAGATAACtcaataaaaaaaggttattcCGTCCTCTAATGCATTAACAaccacctgggtcaaatgatgTTATCAAATACTTCTCATGGTTTGTTTTAGTTGCTTTAGATAACAAATTTGTTATCACAAATGGCGATACAACAACTGTCAGAAAGGTAAAATATTCACAGCAAATGTCTTCCTGtaatttcatcacatttttttatatcaccCCCATTAAGTACCGATTAAAGCTAGAATGGATTCATTTTGTTAGCACTAATTGACCCAGATTGACCCTATAACCAAAGGCTAACAGTAGGGACCTCCTCATGTTGGGCCGGTGGGGGGCCGGGGCCGAGTTAAGACCAGAATCCAGGTCTGTAGCGGAAAGGTGAGTCTTTGGGAAAGCTGATCTCCGGTCTGCAGAGCGGGACGGTCCCATCGCGGCACTGTCCCTCATCCAGCTGATCCAGCAGGTTCTCCTTCCTGCGGGGGGAGTAGGGCGTCGGGGCCTCCATGGGGGTGGGCAGCACCGCCGGGTCTCTTCCAAACTCCACAGTGGGAGGAGTCTCTGTGCTGGAGGTGTGGGCGGGGGAATCACCGTTACCCAGGTTTTGTCCGTTTCCTTTGGGCCTTGTGTCCGCCCAGAACACATCGCAGCGTGCCCGCGGTGAAGGCCGAGGCCGAGCTAGAAAGTCAAGGGTTTTGGGGCGTTCTGGAGCACAGCGGCGACGGGGAGTTGGAGGGAACACGAGATTCGGATCGGGAAGCCGGGGGACCTCAGGACAGTCTTCTTTTAAACCTCTGAAGCCACCTTAaaagggagaggaagaaggaaGTTCATTATCATATTTCTAGACTGAACGgtaatttattttctcaattaatccATTATTCGTTTGGTCCTTGATAACggtgaaaaatacatattaatatCCAAGACCACAAGGGGACTCAAACtcctaaataataaaattactaaatctgaaagacagaaaagcttGTAACTATCAAATGATTATttgtgcttgaaaaatgaccaaaactaTTATTCAATTTGCAAAATTGATTGAATAATTGAATACTTATCATTCTAGGTACCATAAATGTTTGTGCAAGATTTCATGGCAACTCATCAATAGTTGtaaagatatttcagtctggaccgaCATGGATGTTCACCAAGCCTCGCCGCTACTTTgagttaaaatacatttttaacattatatgATGAAATATGAGGGAATTAAATATCAACAAACTAACCATCTGTTTCAGTGTCAACCTTCAAAACACTAGCTGGATAAATATGGACATAAACATGGGGCTGCAGCTGTGAGCCTTTAGTTCCAGCCAGCAGAAAGCTTAACTATTACCAACATTTGCTCTCCATGTCTGAAACGCCTCGCTGATCTCGACACCtgttttataacatttattgTCACACTCTTTTTAAGAAATCCGTCTTCCTTTTTGGAGCTGCCTTGCAGTGTAGGCAGTTGTTGCCAATGATAGAATAAcacatttctctgcaggattctgCACCATCCAATCAAGCTTTCACCATCTAAAATGGACATGCACACCAAGCCCTCAGGATCAGCGCTGGGCTTTGAACTCAGTTTTCGATTGAGACGAAAAGTAGAATTACACTGTAACATCCtgccattgggcccaaaaagattttttccaGTAGACTATAAATGGAAAAAGAGATGTCTATAAATCAGTGAATACATTTTGGAGCGTCACAACCCCTGCAAGATAACTCAATCCATTCAAGAAGAGGTGCAGAAttctagttttctctcagaccaGTTGAGCTACAATGTGGACAAAGTTTATAACGGGATTTTTACCAAATGATTCCAAAAATAAACTGCCTACCCCACCAGCTGTAACTTAGACACAAGGCGTTACCTGTGTTCTCTAATGCAGTTTTTTCGGGCAATGTTTCCAGATTATTCGTAGGGCAGCTCTTCTTGATGGCCCCGTCCGATGGTGTTCGACGGAGGCCCCGTGAGGAACTTGGGGCACATGGTACATGCGTGGGTGTGAGAGACTGGCGGGGGTTACGTTTGAAGCTCTCGAGGTGTGTGTTGACCAGAGGGTTCATCGGGGTTTGGATGGCGTGCTGCTGTGAGAGAGTAGGCTGTTTGAGCGGTGAGGCGGGGCGGCAGACCAACAACTCCTCGCTGTCAGAGCGCAGCAGCGAGCGAGTGGAGTTGCAGTCAGACACTGATGATAAGGACAGCAGCGTGTAAGAGGCGGGCAAGCCTCGTTCAGGCAGCGTGGGCGCCGATGGTTTCAGCGGGCTTTCGCGCCGGAACAGTCTGCGAGTTGGGGGGCTGGTGCTCCGCCTCTGGCCCCCTGTTCTGTGGAAGAAACCCTCCCATCGTGGTTTGATGCTCTCCTCCGGCTGGGCCAGAGTCAGCAGGTTGCAGCCAAGTCCCACAGCCGCCAGAAGAGCTCCACAGCCCAGCAGGACCAGCTCAGAACGCCGCCCCCCACCAGGGCTCTTCCTGCATGGCGGTGTCCCTGGAACCTGTCCACTTGGGCAGTActcatcaccatcatcgtcagcagcagcagcagcagcagccgtgtGGCCCTCCTTATGGAAGGGGATGCAGAGGTAGGACTGACCAGGAGCTGCTCCTGGCTCAGAAGTGAAGCAGCAGtcttcattttctaaaaacaaaacattcacatGGTTATCTAACATACATAAGGAGTTTTGGAGGAAACAGTCCAGGAACTGCCCACTGGAGTGTTTCCCAGAGAACTACATATCTTCAAGGTCGGCTGCCAGAAGGAAAGCTGGCTGGCTGTTTATTGCAACGTCACTTACTTCTGAGGAGCCAAAATAGCATTCAGTTTCCCCTTTCGCATATATGCTCGGTAAGGCCTGGAATTCACTGTTGCcgatctgtctgtgttttctgtcattttttattacaagctgttgtctgtgttttgtttttttttttctcttcatcgCTCACAGGTTTTTCAAAATGGCAATTACCAATGCTGCATGGGCTCATGTGTTCAACCAATTACTGGACACTTACATCGCTCAGGGTTCCTCTTGTGCTGGCAGAGCACATACTCGAAAATAGGAGCtaaaaacccccccccaaaatctCAAAAGGACACTCAGGTCCAAAAACACccaccaaaaaaacagttaatgtAGACAGGCCTTTTCGGACTGGAGCTACTTTTTCATAGTTTTAAAAACCCTCTTTTTATTGGTGCTTGCGCCACAATAACTAGGAATGATCATTGTTGTTAGAATGCacttttttagctctttttcaAGAGTCGTTTCTCTACCAGCACAAGATAAACCATTAGTGATGTAAATGCACAGTAGTTGGTCTGGACAAATTGCACAAATGAAATGAGCTGAAAGTCCAGGTTTTACTGAGCATGTCACCTGTGCGACAGGGGAAATACAATGCAGTTTTGTCTCATCAAAGCAAAAATGGCGACTGTGGCTCAGGATTGACCACTGATCCGGAAAGTTAGCGGTTGGATCCCAGGCTCCTCCAGCCAACATGCCGAAGCATCCTTGGACAAGACGctaaaccccaaattgctcttGGTGTTGGAGTGCACGTGAGTGTTTAAGAAACTGAGTATCAGGTGGCACCTTttatggtagcctcggccaccagtgtataaatgtgtgtgtgaatggatgaatgtgGCTCGAAGTGTGAAAGAGCTTTACAAGTGCAGGTCAGTTTACAAAATGATGTTGCGATACCAAACACCAGCTGGCCAGCATTTCTATTGACATTACAAatgcaaacagagaaaaaaaataccttgaAGGTAAGTGTTTCTTGAGGACGTCCCCAAAACTATTTGGTCTGAAAATGCCTTTATTCACTGACACAGTAGTCTGTGTCTCACAGTGGAAAAGCCCTGAACATCAGTCTCTCAAACAAAACGTGACCTGAGGCGACATTGTTAGATGAATTCCATCCGTCTAAGTTTATTTTGCTGAGTGTGCCTGGTGCCTTTTTGGGATCAGCTTGTTTACATTCACACAGCTACAAACATGCACATCTGTGAGTGTCTCTGGTCAACCACTAAGAGCCATGTGGGAGTGAAGTATCTCACTCGCTCACTTTCCCCTTCCAGTCACTCCATGCCACTTCACAAGCTTTCAGAATACAGCTGTTTATCATGTGGAGTGTtaatacagagagaaaaaaggttttaaaaaagcattttaatgattttagcacattgttaattttaaatatgtcttaTCATTTTACTATCATAATTTTCATCATCTTATACTGTCATCCGGTATtgtattctcattttttttgctttagtcTGATTGTCTGATTATAAGCCTCAGTGCAATCCTTTGGGCATCTTATAGATGGTATTTAGGTTATTGTTTTGggttgctgtttctttgttttttcttgaaattgccAAATTTATTTCCTTAAATCCCTCATTGTTTTAACTCTGGGATCAACCTTGAAAAACactgtgtcttaaaaaagcagtttataaataaagtttttattattcattatacAGTGTACCACATAATAGAAGTGATAAGCTGGTCCTGCTCACCCATCTCCACAAGGCTTGGCACTCCAGGCACTGCTGGACTGTGTCTCGGGGATCTGCGAAGGTTCGGGGCGCTGCAGGAGCGCTGCCTGCTTCCTTCATGCGGAGGCTTCACGCTGTCAGGGAGACAGGACGAATAAAGATTTTGTTGTAAGTCGTATGTAATCTCTGTGTGAGGTTATTAGGAGAAAGACAGTGGGTAAGGAGTATTTCTAGACTCACCTTGCGTCAGCGCTGTGCTCCCTGTACGGGCCACACCCGCGGGTTCTGCCCTTTTTCCTGGaccccttcctctctccctcctcttcctcctgctgaAAACATGTGCGACCCCAGGCGGTACATCCCTCCCGGGGAGTGACtacacaacacattttaaaaaggaatacATTATAAGAATGAATACTACGATGAATAATAATTGAACTGAGAAAACTAAGTTAAGTGAGGGAACTCTGACAAGCGTTAGGGTAAAACTGATCAGTTAAATCGGATCAGAATTTAAGTATGAGACTGGGATGTTGCTTACGTTGGATGGCTCTCAGGCGAGGCAAAATCGGTGGACTGCTCGGAggactggagctgctgctgagcaAACTCCTCCGCCGATCATGTGAGGGAGACGCCTGCACTGTGATTTTGTGctgaaaatctaaatttaaaaaaaaaaaaacagctaaactcCAGAGAAATTGTGAGAAATAAGGAATTTGATTGACACAAttctaataaaatataataaaaactgaacatctAAAGCTGCTGTGTGTAACTTTTTGGTAAAAATAGTTTGTAAATTGCATATATAATACACTATTTTTCAGTGACCCTTTGCAATTAGGCAGGCATTCCCAATGCAGggaaaccatggcaacaataTTAGAAAGTAATAAGAAAAAAGACGGTAAAGCAAAGCTAAACATGAATAAGACAACACATACCCAAATACAGTAGTGACACCACCTCTGCACTGGCGATAGCCATGGCAGGAGGCATTATAGTtggttttggtggtcaaaggtcaccgtgacctcacaGAATCATATATTGGCCATGATTCAAGAATTCATTCACAAATTGTTacataatttcacacaaatgtttgatAGGATAAATGTGCAATTTCACtgtaacatcataatgttctgcaaaaacacttttctggccctTACCTGACACCATAACTTAATCTGGTcggatactgaattggtgaatCTGTAATGGTTGTATAGATCTTTTAAGCTCCTTGTTTGAATGGAAGCGTTAAGatccttaaaatgtaaaatttaaagtaaacttgaTTATTATGATGACGAAAATTATCAAATATGTTgtgtatatttttcaaaaatgcatcACTGCCGTTTGTTCGCAGTACCTGAGGGTAAGCTGATCCTGTTTCCGTCCTTGAGTTTGAGGCGGTTGCGGCGAAACTTGCCCTGCCTGCTCTCCACATGGGGCTTCTCCTGGTAGAGCTGGTGAATGATTATGTTGAGCTCTCGCTCCAGGATGTGGATCTCCCGCTCGGCTAGCTCCTGCTCGCGCCTCCTCAGTGCCTCCTCTTGGCATTTCTGCTGCAGTGCCGCTTGGGTCAGCTCCTCCTCCCACGATCGCAGCTCCTGAGGGAACAAAAGAGGAGGAGGCGAAGGAGAAATCGATGAAATCTCAGAAACATCTCAACAATAAACTCCCAGCATTAAACTTTATAATACACACAGATTCCAATATGGATGTAATTCACAGACTGTGAATAAGCACCTCCTACAAATcaactttaaaataatcataaccATCCCTTTAAGACGTCTTTACCTTCTCCTTGGTCCTCAGTTGATCGAACATTTCTTGGATCTCCAGTTTCCAGTCGTCCTGCAGAGAGTGGAAGGACTCTGCTGGCATCTCAAAAAAGCCTGACTCCTCGATGGCCGTCAGCTGGTCGAGAATAGTTGAGAACTGCGGTCGGGAGTGAGGGTCTGGGCTCCAGCATTCTGCGGCAAAAGATAAAACAGCGTCTCAAAAACGTTAGGCCAATTTTGCCtcagcaaaaatgcattttggttGTTAAAATGGATCCcgaaaagtaataaaaatattctgttttgttgtatttcagaGGCTTTTCTTACTTAACAATTTTCACGATtctaatttaataataaatgttcAATGGCATCTTTCTGGCACATAaactaacatttatttttttgcctgtgGCTCTCTACTACAAAACGTCTAGACACAGTTTACAATAACTACATcatcatgtcaaattttgaggaTAATGCTTTGAGCAGGAAAGTATTTAGTTTCTCTCACCTTCCATGAGACGAGCAAAGGGTTCAGGACAGGTCATGGGAATAGGTAAAGCCAGCTTGTTCATTGCCACCCCGTACGCCACCGCGAGACCGTCGATACCCCGAAATGGAACCTCTCCTGTCAGCAGCTCCCACAGCAGCACGCCGtaactttattattaaaaaaagaaaaacagagaaaataccggctgaataaatctgaaaataagcataaatacAATTTGAATATACACCCTCCAAAAAATGTGCTTTCCTTCCGTTTCATCCTGCATTATCCTCCTCAGATAAGGAGCTCGGCgtaaagtgtaaaaacacctcttgcacaatataaaacaatctGCTTCTGaagataaatgtgtgtatgaatataTGAATGTCAAGCAGGATGTTTGCTGAAAAACAGCGCGAGTCTACAGCAAAGCACGCCGTttgaataaatgtcaaaaagggGATTAGAATGGCATTATTACGTGCTCGTTTAAATACCAAGGTGAGACAGAAAAGGTCAATGTCAGAAAATCTCAACAGAGAAGTGCAGCAGCTGACAGATTCATGTGACTAATGCCAAAATTGAACACTGACGCACTGTGAGGATAACCAGCAACACATCAAATAAAGCAGGAGTAAGTGTGTTAAGATAAGTGAGTAATGGATTCTTTGTAGTTTCATACTGGGTTTCTGGTTATATTTCTGTAAACCCAAACTAAAGCAACTAAAGAGAgaaacttaaagggatagttcagatcttCTGAAGTGGGTTTGTACAAGTTACTTATCCATAATCAGTGTATTACACACGGAAGAAATCAACCTGGAGTCTTACTGTTGCTTCGATCacttgtgcttttttgtgttattgtgggATTTTGAAGGGTTAGTtgagattcaccaaagtcacacaatagcataaaaaacataactgaTAAAGACAGCAATAGACCAGCCGCTCCTGTTTTCAGTGatgtaaaattcatttttttgtgaatggagtctggtggcttttaCAAGAGCACGTTAGAGGAGCTGAAGCTGTTAACAGCATcagaacaggctgtctgacgtaaaggtaaagcagtgaaaaaatactctcaatatagcagTCACtgttaaattgaatttttttcggtgactaaaatacgttttgctgctgacgtccacagcagtacattgcttagcttccgtgTCTGCACTTCTTTCTTCAAACTAGGAGTGTGATCAAAGGTAATTCACTGGCTATGGATACAACccctaaaaaaatccaaactattccttttaCATCAGACAGAGATCTAATAATATCTAGAAATATTGTAACAAACACCACTATTATATGGATTACAGCACTCCTGAGAAAATTTGTCCAACTATCATTACTGTCACAATGCACACTGCCTTCTCTTGGCTCTCTTACTGATCACATTTTAATCCTGCTTTAGAGGGAAACTCCCCATTCAGGCAGGAACAGCTGAGCTGGACAGGTAATGTGGCTGCATGTGTACAGACAACACAACAGACTGtcagagtgagagtgagaatgACGACACACAGCACTAAACCATCTCATAGCATCATAGCATGGTTAAAATGAATCACAGTTAAATTACATGCTGAGATAggttatctttgtttttgtggtcCTTAAACGGGATGATCCGAATTCTTTAAACCGAACTACGCTTGCCAAATGTATCAATACACAGAAGGAAGCGTACTGACCCCCTAGGAAAGCCGCTCAGCCCTGCAGCttgaactgcaaacaaggtcaattatgaatcttcttattttgaatttttgggccacattgtgtttatatttttaaaactttcctcAAGCTgagaaaagttatttaaaaatctgtgtcatcatcacaatgtaaagtctatgaggCGAGCGGGAACTCGCAGGTGGGGCCAATGGGAGAAACACGACTGCGCACTAGGCAAGCAACTCCACTGGAGTGTATAAGTATACTATTTTTGGTCCGGTGTGAAGGTATTATTAAAGTCTGACACATCTACTCATAGATGAGTGATAAATTTGAAGGGTgtagttcaataaaaaaatagtagtTCCCCCacgaaactgctcacaacaaggtctgtggattatcttgagtaactgggtcatgatttctggaaaaagacagatgtttttCAAATATCCATTTTTTGAAGGtgaatgccatctagttccattaaattggaaaatatggatttttgatTCTGGgttgaactgtctctttaagtcaatgaaatcttttaaatttgtggaaaaacaagATTTACCGTGATGAATGTTCATGCTGAAGGAGTACACAAAGCTCATGTTGAATATACATTGATATGTACTTTTGTAGATTCATCTAGTTTGTACCCGTCTCATAAAACATATCATGCTGTTCTTTTTCCCAAGTGCCAGTCTGAGCGTGGTTACCATAGTAACTGCTGCCAGAGCTGAACTTTTTCTTCTGCATGGTGAACAAACTGATCCTCTctctggctctgttttcagaCTGACTCTACCACCTGGGTGTTTGCTGCATAAACTTCTCCTTCCTCTGCC harbors:
- the map3k9 gene encoding mitogen-activated protein kinase kinase kinase 9; translated protein: MDVFKPALDNSLSPKACVSSSEEAEADVFRWPTPENGIRAAPVAAPAAPGFWTAVFDYEATADDELSLRKGDLVEVLSKDSLVSGDEGWWTGMIADRVGIFPSNYVSNGNGIPEEIRDTSEQQYCVPPLHLLEIDFSELTLEEIIGVGGFGKVYRAVWRGSEVAVKAARRDPDEDPQQTLESVRQEAKLFAMLNHPNIMALLGVCLQEPNLCLVMEYARGGPLNRALAGKRIPPCTLVDWAVQIARGILYLHSQAIVPIIHRDLKSSNILILERVEMEDLSNKTLKITDFGLAREWHRTTKMSAAGTYAWMAPEVIRSSTFSKGSDVWSYGVLLWELLTGEVPFRGIDGLAVAYGVAMNKLALPIPMTCPEPFARLMEECWSPDPHSRPQFSTILDQLTAIEESGFFEMPAESFHSLQDDWKLEIQEMFDQLRTKEKELRSWEEELTQAALQQKCQEEALRRREQELAEREIHILERELNIIIHQLYQEKPHVESRQGKFRRNRLKLKDGNRISLPSDFQHKITVQASPSHDRRRSLLSSSSSPPSSPPILPRLRAIQLTPREGCTAWGRTCFQQEEEEGERKGSRKKGRTRGCGPYREHSADASVKPPHEGSRQRSCSAPNLRRSPRHSPAVPGVPSLVEMENEDCCFTSEPGAAPGQSYLCIPFHKEGHTAAAAAAADDDGDEYCPSGQVPGTPPCRKSPGGGRRSELVLLGCGALLAAVGLGCNLLTLAQPEESIKPRWEGFFHRTGGQRRSTSPPTRRLFRRESPLKPSAPTLPERGLPASYTLLSLSSVSDCNSTRSLLRSDSEELLVCRPASPLKQPTLSQQHAIQTPMNPLVNTHLESFKRNPRQSLTPTHVPCAPSSSRGLRRTPSDGAIKKSCPTNNLETLPEKTALENTGGFRGLKEDCPEVPRLPDPNLVFPPTPRRRCAPERPKTLDFLARPRPSPRARCDVFWADTRPKGNGQNLGNGDSPAHTSSTETPPTVEFGRDPAVLPTPMEAPTPYSPRRKENLLDQLDEGQCRDGTVPLCRPEISFPKDSPFRYRPGFWS